In the genome of Saprospira sp. CCB-QB6, one region contains:
- a CDS encoding T9SS type A sorting domain-containing protein encodes MRNYLLYLLLFLPLGLWGQVWTPNSMAANGGRHRLCQDSIYFALEGGSLYGQQSGQFLLPTGPTDRLVLRQLGQYIYIDSLGQPLFFELLPILQPPRQLEVGAFCQQDARALAPQYFHYRYFLSDSLPDLRLQIYEAGQLLEQRLLSANGPGHHRDSILLTWASDSSQLYFGLSWESCGGRDSIGQFLPNYRSPFGGWQLPRPYALGDDSLYTPQLYSLLDTGWQSQLRLGQQPLGLLHQRYYYPQWAGQDSLRLCIEKAGCRYEYDSLLNIEPAPSFAWQNLEIGAAVGEACVGDSIYFYWTNLRAVPAHVLLQQLNGDSLLIDLDSLHLQAQFIRTKAGQNWRSASVYLLDSSGQRLLEAQPILMPDIELAFSPLKTPICANDHLLIYAQPAGGVFSAEQLDTLGGRAGSWQPNSALVDGDTLKADQFIFANPALNYGQASIRLTYSYLPTYSNQGFCSDSIHLSAEYPLIDNRLNSAFLPPQLVGENIELGDILRDLRPSPQTAYFTDLDTSFSGTYVQSFAQADSFLVHLSGSGEYPVDLSLEAAGCSSEIELNLFIQPAASIPDLPTVICTGADTVVFHRDSLFSYSNWTIDTISRRQCVQMNTTVLSQRSRILYNCQDVPSLLRRRKRNELVSVQAYADQGVFSLNDLLSGAQPIAAAISAPNAYNGQPEDFYLNMGAINNFLASANDSSCYVAMLFRSIEERQYFNEAGTALDTSRAATYDSSYFAAIQRIEFVDVASIGIVDSLLAPTYCYNQQLFPLAVQPAYETGYSTISIRQLGTNNTLTLVDDIIDIEGDPYFQDTVDREYIVRYEYNKYYGCQSGLQEDTFKVIAPLVLDFIGPQANSIYCENSQEVYLNAYPTANMGLSAQFVGAGMGYLNNGQQAPLANTFSPVLADTGAHTISYIFTDLAACEHRLDKTFRVQASPAVSLQTLASQQDFCANDTAVVLVGQPAGGQYFGPTILGDSIFHPNQAYLLDSAAASGGVLLWYNYSDSLGCTATDSLDLSIYPLPSPEILNLAPAYCANASAFLLQGGDRSGLMGQGQFSGSAVINNVYTPQLALSAQDTVYYRRTNQYGCQRETMQLVQIDTIPRPRILRLDSQYCLTEPSFSLQGQPQAGPNEQATFSGAGVSFLNGQFSFSAQQAANMAGILQPITISYQFVDSRGCQAQSQLQTLINPLPQAQFNLATAYCVDAEIDSLANSIQTQQFAAAYFQGAGIQDSSLGLFSPALAAQQLGFGLQQIQFFVQDSNGCRNSSSQTYWLNDLPTINITGLPTAICNQGTDLDIRAFPAGSIGSQAHYAHNFPTNSFQIRSALQAEASLSPTALAAQPYFLAYTYTDANGCTNSDTVFTTVFAQPQAQIQGLDSSYCEQEDSIYMQGNAVSGKFSGPGVLQNSNVFIPSRAAAGNHTISYLVEELHLFPTAQDSLICSDLAQFQVQVRPKPRPTLLQPIANSSFCVSSPSQRIIGDIQNHSLLFDSSYAGAGLRPEYIQIIDTMTVNGQTVNIYIIDTIYHFEPALAGPGLHELQFTATNIFGCVDSVSQLVQVLPSPAPSFVLDSQFCESAPRQILSASPAGGIFMLNGDTLLQNEYHPNSFYPQQPLSQSRQDTLVYLVGNGSCEASDSQLITVFPNPLVSFSLGQNVDAFCLGQNDSLTLFPQPFGGHFSGNGVAFGQSIFWADNAGLGEHPIHYEYTDSQGCQGIYWDTLRVFSQPELALDAAGGCLNDAYLFWNSSSLGLAGLFQNQVFDSITQAYWQIAGGTPIAASFSAPFQLDSFSHQFAQAGSYWVSLTVENQGVCLTKDSILIQLSPNVQPTAQFPYEEDFNQDDGQWLAESQAGYPDSLWEWGMAQGQRINSLQDSAHLSVWASRLSGAYPANQSAWVYSPCFDLSLLDRPMISLDIFDDTDPGNDGTVIEFYDPQLAIWRPLGELGQGLNWYNEDIIAGRPGVQQLAPRGWSGSGAGWQTARYALDSFRQQSFRFRIAFGALGVSPTAYEGFAFDNIFLGNRRKKVLLEYFSNLGQADLGAAYTHLNQMVYRPPLVQDLVLIQYNTAFPSYDPFHAQNMADPSARLLFYGLSEAGKLVLNGRRFSTAAPYAMQLQPIDVERDRLADPLMDIQGQSFIQANEISLSLSLTALQAQQEANLRLYVALVEDSLFYDNGQPLQAFVRKLLPDAAGTDLPRNLSLGQQLSYNFSQPLSPDWRPQQLQWVAFVQEQTADSSFIHQVYSSRDISIYLGQETALTAAQAPQLSLFPNPNIGPFQLVLEQPAAQAGNWQLYSLSGQCLATGNWALGQKEQQLMMPETASAGTYILRLQIGNWLLQKKIVFKDY; translated from the coding sequence ATGCGCAATTATTTACTCTATTTACTTTTGTTTTTGCCCTTGGGACTTTGGGGGCAAGTTTGGACGCCCAACAGCATGGCGGCCAATGGGGGCCGCCATCGGCTTTGTCAAGACAGTATATATTTTGCTTTGGAGGGCGGGAGCTTGTACGGGCAGCAGAGCGGGCAGTTTTTGTTGCCTACTGGACCGACTGATCGCTTGGTTTTGCGGCAGCTGGGCCAATATATTTACATAGATAGTTTGGGGCAGCCCTTATTTTTTGAGCTTTTGCCCATTTTGCAGCCGCCTAGGCAGTTGGAAGTTGGCGCATTTTGCCAGCAGGATGCGCGGGCGCTGGCCCCTCAATATTTTCATTATCGCTATTTTTTGTCGGACAGTCTGCCCGATCTTCGACTCCAAATTTATGAGGCGGGCCAGCTCTTGGAGCAGCGGCTATTGTCGGCCAATGGGCCCGGCCATCATCGAGATAGCATTTTGCTGACTTGGGCCAGCGATAGCAGCCAGCTCTATTTTGGCCTCTCTTGGGAAAGCTGTGGGGGCCGCGATTCTATTGGGCAGTTTTTGCCCAATTACCGCTCGCCCTTTGGGGGCTGGCAACTGCCTCGACCCTATGCGCTAGGCGATGACTCTCTGTATACGCCCCAGCTTTATAGCTTGTTGGATACGGGCTGGCAAAGCCAATTGCGCCTGGGACAACAGCCCTTGGGCCTACTACATCAGCGCTATTATTATCCGCAATGGGCCGGCCAAGATAGCCTGCGGCTCTGCATAGAAAAAGCAGGCTGCCGCTATGAATACGACAGCCTGCTGAATATTGAACCCGCTCCCAGTTTCGCTTGGCAAAATTTAGAAATTGGGGCGGCAGTAGGAGAAGCCTGTGTGGGGGATAGTATATATTTTTATTGGACCAATTTGAGGGCAGTTCCAGCTCATGTTTTATTGCAGCAACTCAATGGGGATTCCTTGTTAATTGATTTGGATAGTCTGCATTTACAGGCCCAATTTATTCGTACTAAGGCGGGGCAAAACTGGCGTTCGGCCAGTGTTTATTTATTAGATAGTAGTGGGCAGCGTTTATTAGAGGCCCAGCCTATTTTGATGCCAGATATTGAGTTGGCATTTAGTCCCTTAAAAACGCCCATTTGCGCAAACGATCATTTGTTAATTTATGCGCAACCAGCGGGAGGTGTTTTTTCGGCGGAACAGCTGGATACTTTGGGCGGCAGAGCAGGGAGTTGGCAGCCAAATTCTGCCTTAGTTGATGGAGATACCTTAAAGGCGGATCAGTTTATTTTTGCCAATCCTGCTTTGAATTATGGGCAAGCCAGTATTCGGTTGACCTATAGCTATTTGCCTACTTATAGCAATCAGGGATTTTGTTCGGATAGCATTCATTTATCTGCAGAATATCCCCTTATAGATAATCGATTAAATTCGGCATTTTTGCCTCCTCAACTAGTTGGGGAGAACATTGAGTTGGGAGATATATTGCGGGATCTTCGTCCGAGCCCGCAAACTGCATATTTTACGGATTTGGATACAAGTTTTTCAGGAACTTATGTACAATCTTTTGCTCAAGCGGATTCCTTTTTGGTTCATTTATCGGGCAGCGGCGAATATCCAGTAGATTTATCATTGGAAGCTGCGGGTTGTTCTAGTGAAATAGAGTTGAATTTGTTCATTCAGCCTGCGGCCAGTATTCCTGATTTGCCGACGGTTATTTGTACTGGGGCCGATACCGTAGTTTTTCATCGGGATAGTTTATTTTCTTATTCCAATTGGACCATAGATACAATTTCTAGAAGACAGTGTGTGCAGATGAATACGACGGTGCTTAGTCAAAGAAGTCGGATTCTATATAATTGTCAGGATGTGCCTAGTCTTCTACGTCGTCGAAAAAGAAATGAGTTAGTAAGTGTTCAGGCTTATGCGGACCAAGGAGTATTTAGTTTGAATGATTTATTGTCTGGGGCGCAGCCTATTGCTGCGGCTATATCGGCCCCCAATGCTTATAATGGACAGCCTGAAGATTTTTATTTGAATATGGGGGCTATAAATAACTTTTTGGCATCAGCTAATGATAGTTCTTGTTATGTGGCCATGTTGTTTAGGAGCATAGAGGAACGTCAATATTTTAATGAGGCGGGAACGGCTCTAGATACTAGTCGAGCGGCAACTTATGATAGTAGTTATTTTGCGGCTATACAGCGCATAGAATTTGTTGATGTGGCCAGTATTGGAATTGTGGATAGTTTATTAGCACCTACTTATTGTTATAATCAGCAGCTATTTCCTTTGGCGGTGCAGCCTGCTTATGAAACGGGCTACTCGACAATTAGTATTCGTCAGTTAGGGACTAATAATACTTTAACCTTAGTAGATGACATTATTGATATTGAAGGCGATCCATATTTTCAGGATACGGTAGATAGAGAGTATATTGTTCGTTATGAGTATAATAAGTATTATGGATGTCAATCTGGTTTACAGGAAGACACCTTTAAAGTCATTGCACCTTTGGTTTTGGATTTTATAGGACCACAGGCCAATAGCATCTATTGTGAAAACAGCCAAGAAGTTTATTTAAATGCTTATCCTACGGCCAATATGGGCTTATCTGCTCAGTTTGTTGGGGCGGGTATGGGCTATTTGAATAATGGTCAGCAAGCACCTTTGGCCAATACTTTTTCGCCTGTTTTAGCAGACACTGGAGCACATACGATTAGCTATATTTTTACAGATTTGGCAGCTTGTGAGCATCGTTTAGATAAAACTTTTCGGGTACAGGCATCGCCTGCGGTTAGTTTGCAGACTTTGGCGAGCCAACAGGACTTTTGTGCTAATGATACTGCGGTTGTTTTAGTGGGGCAGCCTGCTGGAGGGCAGTATTTTGGTCCTACTATTTTAGGGGATAGCATATTTCATCCCAATCAAGCTTATTTACTAGATAGTGCGGCGGCCTCGGGCGGGGTGCTGCTTTGGTATAACTATAGTGATAGTTTGGGTTGTACTGCTACAGATAGTTTGGACCTCTCTATTTATCCCTTGCCTAGTCCTGAAATATTGAATTTAGCTCCAGCCTATTGCGCTAATGCCTCGGCTTTTTTATTACAGGGAGGCGATCGTTCAGGGCTTATGGGGCAAGGCCAATTTTCAGGTTCTGCAGTGATCAATAATGTGTACACTCCGCAATTGGCTTTATCCGCTCAAGATACAGTCTATTATCGTCGAACAAATCAGTATGGATGTCAGCGAGAAACTATGCAGCTGGTCCAAATTGATACTATTCCTCGGCCTCGAATTTTACGACTTGATAGTCAGTATTGTTTGACTGAACCCTCTTTTAGCTTGCAAGGGCAGCCCCAAGCAGGGCCAAATGAGCAAGCTACATTTAGTGGAGCTGGTGTGAGCTTTTTGAATGGCCAATTTAGTTTTTCTGCCCAACAGGCAGCAAATATGGCGGGTATTTTACAGCCTATTACGATTAGTTACCAATTTGTGGATAGTCGGGGCTGTCAGGCTCAAAGTCAGCTTCAAACACTAATAAATCCCTTACCTCAAGCACAGTTTAATCTAGCTACGGCCTATTGTGTAGATGCAGAAATAGACAGTTTGGCTAATTCTATCCAAACACAACAATTTGCTGCCGCATATTTTCAAGGGGCAGGGATACAGGATAGTAGTTTGGGCTTGTTTTCGCCAGCTTTAGCCGCTCAACAACTAGGTTTTGGTTTGCAACAAATTCAATTTTTTGTGCAGGATAGCAATGGTTGTCGCAATAGCAGTAGCCAAACTTATTGGCTAAATGATTTGCCCACAATCAACATTACAGGTTTACCTACTGCAATTTGTAATCAAGGGACAGATTTGGACATTCGAGCTTTTCCTGCAGGAAGTATTGGTAGCCAAGCACATTATGCACATAATTTTCCAACTAACAGTTTCCAAATTCGCTCCGCGCTGCAGGCAGAGGCTAGTTTAAGCCCTACGGCCTTAGCCGCTCAGCCTTATTTTTTGGCCTATACTTATACCGACGCTAATGGCTGCACAAATAGTGATACCGTATTTACTACTGTTTTTGCTCAGCCTCAAGCCCAAATACAGGGCTTAGACAGCAGCTATTGCGAGCAAGAAGATAGCATTTATATGCAGGGAAATGCTGTTTCAGGAAAGTTTTCTGGTCCGGGGGTTCTGCAAAATAGTAATGTCTTTATTCCAAGTAGAGCTGCTGCAGGTAATCATACAATTAGTTATTTAGTAGAGGAATTACATTTATTCCCTACTGCTCAAGATAGCCTGATTTGTAGCGATTTGGCGCAATTTCAAGTACAGGTCCGTCCCAAACCTAGACCTACTTTATTGCAGCCCATAGCCAATAGTAGTTTTTGTGTGAGTAGTCCTTCTCAACGGATTATTGGAGATATTCAAAATCACAGCTTGCTATTCGATTCATCCTATGCTGGAGCGGGCTTACGGCCAGAGTATATCCAGATTATAGATACCATGACTGTGAATGGTCAAACGGTGAATATTTATATCATTGATACTATTTATCATTTTGAGCCAGCTTTAGCGGGCCCAGGACTACATGAACTCCAATTCACGGCTACGAATATTTTTGGTTGTGTAGATTCTGTGAGCCAGTTAGTCCAGGTTTTACCTAGCCCTGCACCAAGTTTTGTGTTGGATAGCCAGTTTTGTGAATCGGCTCCTCGCCAAATTCTTTCGGCTAGTCCCGCTGGCGGTATCTTTATGCTTAATGGAGATACTCTGCTCCAAAATGAGTATCATCCAAATTCATTTTATCCTCAACAGCCTTTATCGCAAAGTCGCCAAGATACACTAGTTTATTTAGTGGGCAATGGTAGTTGTGAGGCTAGTGATAGCCAGTTAATCACTGTTTTTCCCAATCCTTTGGTCAGTTTTAGTTTGGGCCAGAACGTAGATGCCTTTTGTTTAGGCCAAAATGATAGTTTAACCTTATTCCCCCAGCCTTTTGGGGGGCATTTTTCTGGAAATGGGGTCGCATTTGGCCAATCGATCTTTTGGGCAGATAATGCAGGTTTAGGAGAACATCCTATTCACTATGAATATACGGATAGCCAAGGCTGTCAAGGAATTTACTGGGATACGCTGAGGGTGTTTAGCCAGCCAGAATTAGCACTGGATGCGGCTGGAGGCTGCCTAAATGATGCTTATCTGTTTTGGAATAGCTCTTCTTTGGGCCTTGCGGGGCTCTTTCAAAATCAGGTTTTTGATAGCATAACCCAAGCTTATTGGCAGATAGCTGGAGGAACGCCTATTGCAGCCTCTTTCTCTGCTCCTTTTCAGCTAGACAGCTTTTCGCATCAATTTGCCCAAGCGGGCAGCTATTGGGTGAGCTTAACGGTCGAAAATCAGGGCGTTTGTTTGACCAAAGACAGCATTTTAATACAGCTATCGCCCAATGTACAGCCTACTGCGCAATTCCCTTATGAAGAAGATTTCAATCAGGATGATGGACAATGGTTAGCTGAAAGCCAAGCGGGTTATCCCGATAGTTTATGGGAGTGGGGAATGGCCCAAGGGCAGCGAATCAACAGTCTACAAGATAGCGCTCATTTATCAGTTTGGGCCAGTCGTTTGTCTGGCGCTTACCCCGCCAATCAAAGTGCTTGGGTCTATAGCCCATGCTTTGATTTAAGCCTTTTGGACCGCCCTATGATCAGCCTCGATATTTTTGATGATACTGATCCTGGAAATGATGGGACGGTCATTGAGTTCTATGATCCCCAACTAGCAATTTGGCGACCTTTGGGTGAGCTAGGGCAGGGGCTAAACTGGTACAATGAGGACATTATTGCAGGCCGTCCTGGAGTACAACAATTGGCCCCCAGAGGCTGGTCGGGCTCAGGCGCAGGCTGGCAAACGGCCCGCTATGCCTTAGATAGTTTTAGGCAGCAGTCTTTTCGCTTTCGGATTGCCTTTGGGGCCTTGGGCGTTAGCCCCACAGCCTATGAAGGCTTTGCCTTTGACAATATATTTCTGGGCAATCGCCGCAAAAAGGTTTTGCTAGAGTACTTTTCCAATTTGGGGCAGGCTGATTTGGGGGCGGCTTATACGCATCTCAATCAAATGGTTTATCGTCCGCCTTTGGTGCAAGATCTGGTTTTGATTCAGTACAATACCGCTTTTCCCAGCTATGATCCTTTTCATGCTCAAAATATGGCGGATCCTTCCGCTCGCCTGTTATTTTATGGCTTATCGGAGGCGGGGAAATTGGTCTTAAATGGTCGTCGCTTTAGTACGGCAGCCCCCTATGCCATGCAATTGCAGCCCATAGATGTGGAGCGCGATCGCTTAGCCGATCCGCTCATGGATATTCAGGGGCAGTCATTTATTCAGGCCAATGAAATAAGCCTATCGCTTTCTCTTACTGCTCTGCAGGCCCAGCAAGAGGCTAACCTTCGGCTTTATGTGGCCTTGGTGGAGGACTCTCTTTTTTATGATAATGGACAGCCCCTGCAGGCTTTTGTGCGCAAATTATTGCCGGATGCAGCGGGAACAGATCTGCCTAGAAATCTATCTTTGGGGCAGCAACTGAGCTATAATTTTAGCCAGCCCTTATCGCCTGATTGGCGGCCACAACAATTGCAATGGGTTGCTTTTGTACAAGAGCAAACTGCAGATAGTAGTTTTATTCATCAGGTTTACAGCAGCCGAGATATTTCTATTTATTTGGGCCAAGAAACAGCTTTAACAGCGGCTCAAGCTCCTCAGTTATCGCTTTTTCCCAACCCCAATATTGGGCCTTTTCAGTTAGTTCTGGAACAGCCCGCTGCTCAGGCGGGAAACTGGCAACTGTATAGCCTATCTGGCCAATGTCTAGCTACTGGAAATTGGGCCTTGGGCCAAAAAGAGCAGCAGCTAATGATGCCTGAAACCGCCTCGGCTGGAACCTATATCTTGCGCCTGCAAATAGGAAATTGGCTTCTTCAAAAGAAGATTGTTTTTAAGGACTATTAA